One region of Mycolicibacterium rhodesiae NBB3 genomic DNA includes:
- a CDS encoding endonuclease/exonuclease/phosphatase family protein has translation MIRVLTTALGLLAFAIGTAGLVSRYLPLSNEFVLVVAAASPYLTTAAVVALILFGLARRWLLTILAAVLCVVMISVQLPRFLGPEKIDVPSVAVRVLSANLGLGEADPDVVVQTAGDLADVVVVQEMTPGLAADMSAAGLDATFPHRVIDPRPQAEGVGVWSRYPIVSSAPIAGYEKPMLSVRIRVPGVRFDPIVLAVHLAAPLVQPLDDFTRDYARFPDTLREIANQAGSGAVIVAGDLNATFDMRPFRQLFDEGYRDAAEQSGAGLTRSFPSTVEGQPWRRPVVGIDHVLVRNCVATAARTISVPGSDHRGLVTTVEIPVDPTASYPRD, from the coding sequence ATGATTCGAGTGCTCACGACGGCCCTTGGCTTGCTTGCGTTCGCCATCGGCACCGCCGGATTGGTGTCGCGGTATCTGCCGTTGAGCAACGAGTTCGTGCTCGTGGTCGCGGCCGCTTCGCCGTATCTCACGACTGCGGCCGTGGTCGCGCTGATCCTCTTCGGGCTGGCGCGGCGCTGGCTGTTGACGATTCTCGCCGCCGTGCTGTGCGTGGTGATGATCAGCGTTCAGCTGCCCCGCTTTCTCGGGCCCGAGAAGATAGACGTGCCGAGTGTCGCCGTCAGGGTGCTGAGCGCCAATCTCGGCCTCGGAGAGGCCGATCCGGATGTAGTGGTTCAGACAGCCGGCGACTTGGCGGACGTGGTGGTGGTGCAGGAGATGACGCCGGGGCTCGCTGCAGACATGTCGGCTGCCGGGCTGGACGCGACTTTTCCGCATCGAGTGATCGACCCGCGGCCGCAGGCGGAGGGTGTCGGCGTGTGGAGCCGCTATCCGATCGTGTCGTCGGCGCCCATCGCGGGCTACGAGAAGCCGATGTTGAGCGTGCGGATCCGCGTCCCGGGTGTGCGCTTCGATCCCATCGTGCTGGCCGTGCACCTCGCCGCGCCTTTGGTCCAGCCGCTGGACGACTTCACCCGTGACTACGCGCGGTTCCCAGACACCCTGCGCGAGATCGCAAACCAGGCGGGCTCGGGTGCGGTGATCGTGGCGGGAGACCTCAACGCCACCTTCGACATGCGTCCGTTCCGTCAGCTGTTCGACGAGGGCTATCGCGATGCCGCCGAGCAGTCCGGCGCGGGGCTCACGCGCAGCTTTCCGAGCACGGTCGAAGGCCAGCCGTGGAGGCGTCCCGTCGTCGGCATAGACCACGTGCTCGTGCGTAACTGCGTGGCGACCGCGGCGCGCACGATATCGGTGCCGGGGTCCGACCACCGAGGGCTGGTCACGACTGTCGAGATTCCGGTCGACCCGACCGCCAGCTATCCGCGTGACTAG
- a CDS encoding NAD-dependent epimerase/dehydratase family protein, with product MRHDRTFTVMVTGSAGFIGGALTAHLRGVGRPVIGLDRVAEPAADSIRCDLTTLTEDAFLERPPSAIVHLAAVSKEPGSPWRDYFANNAEATRRLCRAAERAGVQNIIFTSSMMAFAAGPWRRAENDFLDADTAYGCSKLQAEEILRAWQSAEPGRRLRIVRPGVVFGPGDQGNMRRLIHGLSRRRFAYIGRKDTVKSCIYLKDMLRLLVHLIDDDGPHDTYHAVYPQPTTIRDHVDAINQAWGWNRHPPTVPYRLALAAATPFGLIDPAGTRFGVHPRRIQKLYRDTNISSERLADIGFVAQYSLPEAFADWRRECGGGLPQ from the coding sequence ATGAGACACGACCGCACGTTCACGGTCATGGTCACGGGTAGCGCAGGTTTCATCGGCGGCGCTCTGACGGCACACTTGCGTGGCGTCGGCCGCCCGGTCATCGGCCTCGACCGCGTCGCGGAGCCGGCCGCCGACTCGATCCGCTGCGACTTGACCACCCTGACCGAGGACGCCTTCCTGGAACGACCTCCGTCCGCCATCGTCCACCTCGCCGCAGTCTCGAAGGAACCCGGCAGTCCGTGGCGCGACTATTTCGCCAACAACGCCGAAGCCACCCGCCGACTCTGTCGGGCAGCCGAGCGGGCGGGTGTGCAAAACATCATCTTCACCAGTTCGATGATGGCCTTCGCCGCGGGTCCATGGCGACGCGCCGAGAACGACTTCCTCGATGCCGATACCGCCTACGGATGCAGCAAGTTACAGGCCGAAGAGATCCTCCGGGCGTGGCAGTCTGCCGAGCCTGGACGTCGTCTTCGCATCGTCCGTCCCGGTGTCGTCTTCGGCCCGGGCGATCAAGGCAATATGCGCCGGCTGATCCACGGCTTGAGCCGACGGCGCTTCGCCTACATCGGCCGTAAGGACACGGTGAAGAGCTGTATTTACCTCAAGGACATGCTGCGGCTGCTGGTCCACCTCATCGACGACGACGGACCGCACGACACCTATCACGCCGTTTATCCGCAGCCGACCACCATCCGCGACCACGTCGACGCCATCAACCAGGCGTGGGGTTGGAACCGCCACCCGCCCACCGTTCCCTATCGCCTCGCTCTCGCGGCCGCGACACCGTTCGGATTGATCGACCCGGCGGGCACACGGTTCGGTGTTCACCCGAGGCGCATCCAGAAACTCTATCGCGATACCAATATCAGTTCAGAACGCTTGGCCGACATCGGATTTGTCGCGCAGTACTCGCTCCCCGAGGCGTTTGCCGATTGGCGACGGGAATGCGGCGGGGGGCTGCCGCAGTGA
- a CDS encoding glycosyltransferase — protein MPSVAVIGTRGYPSYYGGFETAIRKLAPYLVGMGWEVTVYGRRGTTQAGGECADAAVTTRTTPGFETKSLSTLSYGLTSALDTAARRPDAALVMNVANGYFLPILRASRVPTLVNVDGIEWERAKWNPLAQRVFRTGAGFAARHANGLVFDSRAIESYWRQTFRVTGTYIPYGGDVPPALPVPEGLAHRGYVLVVARFVAENSMQEFFDAVPAIAARHPVVIVGSSGYGGDWDDAARTLAADHPLVTWLGHVSNDPLLLALWQHAGLYFHGHSVGGTNPALVQAMAAGAPILARDTVYNREVLGQAGHFVIPDSDAITKSILALMASSTEEREKAGQANLERAIRHYSWAQVCADYESALRGLIRN, from the coding sequence ATGCCGTCAGTAGCTGTCATCGGAACACGCGGTTACCCAAGTTATTACGGGGGTTTCGAGACGGCAATACGCAAGCTCGCGCCGTACTTGGTCGGAATGGGTTGGGAGGTCACGGTGTACGGGCGTCGCGGGACCACACAGGCTGGCGGCGAATGCGCCGACGCCGCTGTCACCACCCGGACAACGCCCGGATTTGAAACCAAGAGTCTGAGCACGCTCTCGTACGGATTGACCTCGGCTCTCGATACTGCTGCGCGCCGTCCAGACGCCGCCCTGGTGATGAATGTCGCGAACGGTTATTTCCTGCCTATCCTGAGGGCCAGTCGTGTTCCGACCCTGGTGAATGTGGACGGAATCGAGTGGGAAAGAGCTAAATGGAACCCACTCGCCCAACGCGTTTTTCGTACCGGCGCAGGATTCGCTGCGAGGCACGCGAACGGTCTCGTCTTCGATTCGCGCGCGATCGAGAGTTACTGGCGGCAAACGTTCAGAGTGACGGGGACTTACATTCCCTATGGTGGCGATGTGCCGCCGGCCCTTCCCGTTCCGGAAGGGTTGGCACATCGGGGGTATGTACTGGTTGTCGCAAGATTCGTCGCCGAGAACAGCATGCAGGAGTTCTTTGACGCTGTACCGGCCATTGCCGCACGTCACCCTGTGGTCATAGTCGGAAGCTCCGGATATGGAGGGGACTGGGACGACGCAGCCCGAACCTTGGCCGCCGACCATCCGTTAGTAACATGGCTTGGCCACGTGAGTAACGACCCACTGCTGCTTGCACTTTGGCAACACGCAGGCTTGTACTTTCATGGTCACAGTGTTGGTGGCACCAACCCGGCATTGGTTCAAGCGATGGCGGCCGGGGCGCCGATCCTGGCTAGAGACACTGTCTACAATCGCGAGGTTCTCGGTCAAGCGGGCCACTTCGTCATCCCCGATTCGGACGCGATCACCAAGTCGATACTCGCGTTGATGGCAAGCAGCACCGAGGAGCGCGAGAAAGCCGGTCAGGCGAACCTTGAGCGAGCCATCCGGCACTACTCCTGGGCACAGGTCTGCGCGGACTATGAGAGTGCCCTGCGCGGGCTTATCCGCAATTAG
- a CDS encoding PIG-L family deacetylase: protein MDVQNAILVAAHPDDEILWFSSIFDLCKSVIVCYGASASSKESWDVGRAQLMDTYPHGKVRFLKVRQSGGFDAANWYRPEEAESGLRLRGRVSAVYERNAEDLFRILISNLAPESVVITHNPWGEYGHEEHVQVFRVLQRLQERIGFDLFVDGYVSDRSAKLMKRSLHLLEGAPIVRETDRGLAHQLKNLYIEHDCWTFHDDFEWPEFEVFYRVRQPDGPVQKASVSVPLNLISRSFYVSPIKKLAKKLLPTSVQSAIRKAYK, encoded by the coding sequence ATGGATGTTCAGAATGCAATCTTGGTGGCGGCTCATCCCGACGACGAGATTCTCTGGTTCAGCTCGATCTTCGATCTGTGTAAAAGCGTCATCGTCTGCTACGGCGCGTCTGCGTCATCAAAAGAGAGCTGGGACGTCGGGCGCGCTCAACTGATGGATACCTATCCCCATGGCAAAGTAAGATTCTTGAAAGTGCGGCAGTCCGGTGGATTCGACGCGGCAAACTGGTACCGCCCAGAAGAAGCCGAGAGCGGACTGCGATTGCGCGGCCGCGTGAGCGCGGTGTACGAGAGAAATGCGGAAGACCTATTCCGCATTTTGATCTCAAACTTAGCGCCCGAAAGTGTCGTTATCACGCACAATCCGTGGGGGGAATATGGGCATGAAGAACATGTTCAGGTGTTTAGGGTGCTCCAGCGGTTGCAAGAACGAATCGGTTTCGATCTCTTTGTCGACGGCTACGTCAGTGATAGAAGCGCCAAATTGATGAAGCGGAGCCTTCATTTACTTGAAGGGGCCCCCATCGTGCGTGAGACCGATCGAGGTCTGGCGCATCAGTTGAAGAACTTGTACATCGAGCACGACTGCTGGACATTTCACGACGATTTTGAGTGGCCTGAATTTGAGGTGTTCTATCGCGTCCGCCAACCCGATGGGCCGGTGCAAAAGGCATCCGTCAGCGTACCGCTGAATCTCATCAGCCGAAGTTTTTACGTGAGCCCAATTAAAAAGCTAGCGAAAAAGCTGCTACCCACATCGGTGCAATCTGCCATAAGAAAAGCATACAAATAG
- a CDS encoding nucleotide sugar dehydrogenase has translation MFDNVGELHHRGSDLCSAAPYVGGQLMPAPSFISPHAEALFQKLSTRTARTAVIGLGYVGLPLAVEFGNAGFSVVGIDLDQNKCEAINAGTSYIADVPGASVSSLVDAGRLRAVPNLEAADSLDTINICVPTPLRKTRDPDMTYVLSAAQLVKEHLQPGMLVVLESTTYPGTTDEIVRNILEETGLRAGLDFFLAFSPERVDPGNVKWNTKNVPKVVGGLTSDCSALAAELYGASIDRVVQVSSPRAAEMVKLLENTFRAINIGLVNEMALMCDRIGIDVWEVIEAAATKPFGFMPFYPGPGLGGHCIPIDPFYLSWKVKEVGFEARFIELAGHVNASMPRYVVDKIADALNEQGKSIKGANILVMGIAYKPNVDDVRESPALDVITLLVKKGADVIYHDPFVPHVDAEHSVLGRRMDSVPYSRETVAAADCVVVATDHQAFDYVELVQAARVIVDTRNAVKVSAPNVFKLGAPNPGA, from the coding sequence ATGTTCGACAATGTGGGGGAATTACACCACCGGGGCAGCGATCTCTGTTCGGCTGCCCCCTATGTCGGGGGTCAACTCATGCCCGCTCCTTCTTTCATTAGCCCACACGCCGAGGCCCTCTTCCAGAAACTTTCGACGCGCACAGCCCGTACCGCCGTTATCGGTCTTGGTTACGTCGGCTTGCCGCTGGCCGTTGAGTTCGGCAACGCGGGATTTTCGGTCGTTGGCATCGATCTAGACCAAAACAAGTGCGAAGCGATAAACGCCGGCACCTCTTATATCGCGGATGTGCCTGGCGCCTCGGTCTCGTCACTGGTTGATGCCGGCCGCCTCCGCGCGGTGCCGAACTTGGAGGCTGCGGATAGCCTCGACACGATCAATATCTGCGTGCCCACACCGCTGCGCAAAACCAGGGATCCTGACATGACGTACGTTCTGTCTGCCGCGCAGTTGGTGAAGGAGCACCTGCAGCCGGGAATGCTCGTCGTTCTCGAGTCGACCACCTATCCGGGTACGACTGATGAAATCGTCCGGAACATCCTTGAAGAAACCGGTCTGCGGGCTGGATTGGACTTCTTCCTGGCGTTTTCACCGGAGCGTGTCGACCCCGGCAATGTGAAATGGAATACCAAGAATGTCCCGAAAGTCGTCGGGGGTCTGACATCCGATTGCTCGGCTCTGGCAGCTGAGCTGTACGGGGCGTCCATCGATCGTGTGGTTCAGGTCAGCTCTCCACGCGCAGCCGAGATGGTCAAGTTGTTAGAGAATACGTTTCGCGCCATCAACATCGGGCTCGTCAACGAGATGGCGCTGATGTGCGATCGCATCGGCATCGACGTCTGGGAAGTCATCGAGGCTGCCGCGACGAAGCCGTTCGGATTCATGCCCTTTTATCCGGGTCCTGGGCTTGGCGGGCACTGCATCCCAATAGACCCGTTCTACCTCTCGTGGAAAGTCAAGGAGGTGGGCTTCGAGGCCCGCTTCATCGAATTGGCCGGCCACGTCAACGCGTCCATGCCGCGATATGTCGTTGACAAGATCGCCGACGCGCTCAACGAACAGGGAAAGTCGATCAAAGGTGCCAACATTCTCGTGATGGGTATCGCCTACAAGCCCAACGTCGACGATGTTCGCGAGTCGCCTGCGTTGGACGTGATCACGCTCTTGGTGAAGAAGGGTGCAGACGTCATCTACCACGATCCCTTTGTGCCACACGTGGACGCGGAGCACTCCGTGCTTGGCCGACGGATGGACTCGGTACCCTATAGCCGCGAAACCGTGGCGGCAGCGGATTGTGTTGTGGTGGCGACTGATCATCAGGCATTCGACTATGTCGAGCTCGTGCAGGCAGCGCGGGTCATCGTCGACACCCGCAACGCTGTCAAGGTGTCGGCGCCCAACGTGTTCAAACTCGGCGCGCCGAACCCCGGTGCTTGA
- a CDS encoding YveK family protein, translating to MDLRSYCRLLIRRWRVLLLVFILVGALLAGAGFLIPTSYTANIRLVLVPNISPYSTIEARQGAQSYIAERMKTYAQVVTTTQVLQPVIDTVGLGVRVPDLVKDIEVTIPPDTLVIDISVSAPTAAKAASAASRIADQMSHAVANLEGAPSVSDSPVYVKVLQPADIPLHRSSPNVVLNLIVATLVALIAAVFAAVFVHNFEKPLSEDEEVAAGGDGRNGEGASGR from the coding sequence ATGGATCTTCGCAGCTATTGCCGTCTGCTAATTCGGCGCTGGCGGGTACTTCTGCTCGTCTTCATCTTGGTCGGCGCATTGCTAGCAGGTGCGGGATTCCTCATTCCCACGTCCTACACCGCGAACATTCGACTAGTTTTGGTGCCCAACATTTCCCCGTACTCGACCATCGAAGCACGCCAAGGCGCGCAGTCGTATATCGCAGAACGTATGAAGACCTATGCACAGGTAGTGACCACCACCCAGGTTCTGCAGCCGGTCATTGACACGGTCGGCCTGGGCGTCCGGGTGCCCGACCTGGTCAAAGACATAGAGGTGACCATCCCGCCGGACACGTTGGTCATCGACATTTCGGTGTCGGCGCCGACGGCCGCGAAGGCCGCATCGGCCGCAAGCCGCATCGCTGACCAGATGTCGCACGCGGTGGCCAACCTCGAAGGCGCCCCTTCGGTGAGCGATTCGCCGGTCTATGTCAAAGTGCTGCAGCCCGCCGACATACCGTTGCACCGATCATCTCCAAACGTCGTGTTGAACCTCATCGTCGCAACCCTGGTGGCGTTGATTGCCGCTGTGTTCGCCGCGGTATTCGTACACAACTTCGAAAAGCCGCTCAGCGAAGATGAGGAAGTGGCGGCCGGCGGGGACGGCCGAAACGGTGAGGGGGCGTCCGGTCGATAA
- a CDS encoding glycosyltransferase family 2 protein produces the protein MTLLIVTPMHDEADNVSGIVATLRAQRFQDFDWVAVDDGSTDGTAELLAEVDPEDLVMVVSKTNDGGLIGGSAFSAWRFGVAKALPRRPYSHVMKLDADVRLAPDYLERVTELARGGVGIAGGLSVSEGMKEQKFHVMGAVKMYTLEAYRAIESMPTAIGFDILDEVAARLVGLETRVDTGAHFELARYTGASEGLSHGRYRNGRGCRWTGYWFPYFLVHCGRYLVRRPYVTGSLAMLWGYLRAGRGPYGEDLKKAHAQMQRAKLARAVRNPVKFWREAYKI, from the coding sequence ATGACTTTGCTTATCGTCACGCCGATGCACGATGAGGCCGACAACGTGTCAGGTATCGTCGCCACCCTCCGGGCGCAGCGATTCCAGGATTTTGACTGGGTTGCCGTCGACGATGGCAGCACCGATGGGACCGCCGAACTTCTCGCCGAGGTCGATCCCGAAGACCTGGTCATGGTGGTCTCGAAGACCAACGATGGCGGACTGATCGGCGGATCGGCCTTCAGCGCATGGCGTTTCGGCGTTGCGAAGGCGCTCCCCAGACGGCCGTATTCGCACGTCATGAAACTGGACGCCGACGTGCGGCTTGCTCCCGATTACCTCGAAAGGGTCACGGAACTCGCGCGCGGCGGGGTCGGCATCGCCGGCGGTCTCAGCGTGTCGGAGGGCATGAAAGAGCAGAAATTCCACGTGATGGGTGCAGTCAAGATGTACACGTTGGAGGCGTACAGAGCTATCGAGTCCATGCCGACGGCTATTGGCTTCGACATCCTGGACGAAGTCGCAGCACGCCTCGTGGGTCTGGAGACCCGGGTGGATACCGGCGCACATTTTGAGTTGGCCCGCTATACCGGTGCGAGCGAGGGTCTCAGTCACGGGCGATACCGCAACGGCCGGGGTTGCCGATGGACCGGTTACTGGTTCCCGTACTTTCTCGTGCACTGCGGGCGCTACCTCGTTCGGCGCCCATACGTGACGGGTTCGCTTGCGATGCTGTGGGGCTACCTGCGTGCGGGCCGCGGGCCGTACGGGGAGGATTTGAAGAAGGCCCACGCTCAGATGCAGCGTGCCAAGCTCGCGCGGGCAGTCCGCAATCCGGTGAAGTTCTGGCGCGAGGCTTACAAGATCTGA
- a CDS encoding lipopolysaccharide biosynthesis protein — protein sequence MRTGRGRSASGNALLALSGQWGRYALQLLALVVFSRLLSPADFGLVAMVTGVVGIAYVIGDFGLSLAALQAEQLHADQRTNLFWYNTGIGFVVAALICVAAGPLASFYDDPRVAPVSMVLASVFLLNGIAVQFRTELNRELRFGVIAAADTLGQAAGFFGALVGALVGWSYWALVAMPVIAAVVTNAIIITWARWWPGWYRRGTPMRSLLTFGVNILLTQVINYVSTNIDQIAIGRVWGATALGFYNRAFQIARIPAQQVAAPLTRVVLPYLARLQGDPASYLEAVRKTQLALSTLLLSVLAFAAGTGDWLVPVILGDGWQESVPLLRVLCLAGALQAIGYVTYWVLLSQGKTGLLFATELGARLVMIALIIAAAAWGPLWVALAAAVGQALLLISAAFFALPRANVRAGPVLMPAFRPAVLFALAAVAAWIAGHLADTLPDIAALLIATVAFTAVCLPAMALPGYRHDVGVLLGFVRSVRGAEGNA from the coding sequence GTGAGAACCGGACGTGGGCGATCGGCGAGCGGCAACGCTCTCCTGGCGCTCAGCGGCCAGTGGGGCCGTTACGCGCTTCAGTTGCTTGCGCTCGTTGTGTTCTCACGGTTGCTCAGCCCAGCCGATTTCGGACTCGTCGCAATGGTTACCGGCGTTGTCGGCATCGCTTATGTGATCGGCGATTTCGGACTCTCGCTCGCCGCGCTGCAGGCCGAGCAGTTGCACGCCGACCAGCGCACCAACCTCTTCTGGTACAACACCGGGATCGGCTTCGTAGTCGCGGCTCTGATATGCGTCGCGGCTGGCCCGTTGGCCTCGTTCTATGACGATCCGCGCGTCGCGCCCGTCAGCATGGTTCTGGCTTCAGTGTTCTTGCTCAACGGAATCGCGGTGCAGTTCCGCACTGAACTCAACCGTGAACTGCGCTTCGGCGTGATAGCGGCTGCCGATACCCTCGGGCAGGCGGCCGGATTCTTCGGCGCGCTCGTCGGGGCGCTGGTCGGCTGGTCGTACTGGGCGCTGGTGGCCATGCCGGTTATCGCGGCGGTCGTCACGAACGCGATCATCATTACCTGGGCACGCTGGTGGCCGGGCTGGTACCGCCGCGGTACACCGATGCGATCTTTGCTCACCTTCGGGGTGAACATTCTCCTCACGCAGGTGATCAACTATGTGTCGACCAACATCGATCAAATCGCAATCGGGCGCGTGTGGGGCGCCACCGCGCTCGGCTTCTACAATCGGGCCTTCCAGATCGCCCGAATTCCGGCTCAACAGGTGGCGGCCCCGCTCACCCGCGTCGTCCTTCCCTATCTCGCAAGACTCCAAGGTGATCCCGCGTCATATCTCGAGGCGGTGCGGAAGACCCAACTCGCGCTCTCGACGCTGCTGCTCTCGGTGCTGGCATTCGCCGCAGGCACCGGTGACTGGCTGGTTCCCGTGATCCTCGGCGATGGCTGGCAAGAGTCCGTGCCGCTGCTTCGCGTCCTCTGCCTGGCGGGCGCTCTGCAGGCAATCGGATATGTGACCTACTGGGTGCTGCTCTCGCAGGGCAAGACTGGCCTGCTATTCGCGACCGAACTCGGAGCCCGCCTCGTCATGATCGCACTCATCATCGCCGCCGCCGCGTGGGGACCGTTATGGGTGGCGCTCGCCGCCGCAGTCGGCCAAGCCCTGCTCCTCATCTCCGCAGCCTTCTTCGCCCTCCCTCGCGCGAACGTACGCGCCGGCCCCGTTCTGATGCCGGCATTTCGGCCTGCGGTCCTGTTCGCCCTCGCAGCGGTCGCGGCGTGGATCGCCGGCCACCTCGCCGACACGCTGCCTGACATCGCTGCGCTGCTCATTGCAACGGTCGCATTCACTGCTGTCTGCCTGCCCGCCATGGCGCTTCCCGGTTACCGCCACGATGTGGGAGTCCTGTTGGGCTTTGTCCGCAGCGTACGGGGCGCCGAGGGAAACGCATGA
- a CDS encoding O-antigen ligase family protein, translating into MQQRGRLFITTDTAAVLLVVVMWVRAVGSLIALSLTADKKFVPVGQEPIWTPAASLTSRGLYVLVIGICLGIILFRMNELTRPGLWRVVAVLAPWFCILLRDLYSGSPTPDSVLYVMVVLALAALRPDPRRILVTLGSLVLLTAVIALALGLLLPGAGVLHDSKGSAFQRSDKTVFPSLGLLQGMFTSENNLGTYISIGSAAVATLRPWWLRLSGLGIIVFAVLWSSSRSSMFALACMLVVGIVVWAIGEFGRRPAAAVARVAAFAAILTMCALPLMGWGDDAFTDRGFIWDRALAEWSSRAYLFGLGHDWFQHVAESDTSPLSVGAYQGHNQFVQFLVTGGVVFALFAVGSLLAQTYVITAPESRYLTIAAMLVTGICISGLLEVPLGFVDRSVFWTVTVVPLTVLFFARSGDTHREGGAR; encoded by the coding sequence ATGCAGCAGAGAGGTCGGCTGTTCATCACCACTGACACCGCAGCCGTGCTCCTCGTCGTCGTGATGTGGGTCCGCGCTGTCGGATCGCTGATCGCGCTGTCACTGACGGCGGACAAGAAGTTCGTCCCGGTCGGCCAAGAGCCGATCTGGACGCCCGCCGCAAGCCTGACGTCCCGAGGGCTGTACGTGCTCGTGATCGGTATCTGCCTCGGCATCATCCTGTTCCGCATGAACGAGCTGACCCGACCGGGCCTGTGGCGCGTCGTTGCCGTGCTGGCGCCCTGGTTCTGCATCCTGCTGCGGGATTTGTATTCCGGCTCGCCAACGCCCGACAGTGTCCTCTACGTGATGGTGGTGTTGGCGCTGGCCGCGTTGCGGCCCGATCCTCGTCGCATTCTCGTCACGTTGGGTTCACTGGTCTTGCTCACGGCAGTCATCGCCCTTGCGTTGGGCTTGCTCCTGCCGGGTGCCGGCGTACTGCATGACTCCAAGGGGTCTGCATTCCAGCGTTCCGATAAGACGGTGTTTCCGTCGCTGGGTCTCTTGCAGGGCATGTTCACTTCAGAGAACAATCTGGGCACGTACATTTCGATCGGGTCTGCGGCGGTGGCGACGCTGCGGCCGTGGTGGCTGCGGCTGTCCGGCCTGGGGATCATCGTGTTCGCGGTTCTTTGGTCGTCCAGTCGCAGTTCGATGTTCGCCTTGGCGTGCATGCTGGTGGTGGGCATCGTGGTGTGGGCCATCGGGGAGTTCGGCCGGCGCCCTGCGGCGGCGGTGGCACGCGTTGCGGCCTTTGCGGCAATCCTCACGATGTGCGCGCTGCCATTGATGGGATGGGGTGATGACGCATTCACCGATCGCGGCTTCATCTGGGATCGCGCGCTGGCCGAGTGGTCATCGCGAGCGTACCTTTTCGGCCTCGGACACGACTGGTTCCAGCACGTCGCGGAGAGCGACACGTCGCCGTTGAGCGTGGGTGCCTATCAAGGTCACAATCAGTTCGTCCAGTTTCTTGTCACCGGCGGGGTGGTGTTCGCGCTCTTCGCTGTCGGATCGCTGCTTGCGCAGACATACGTAATCACAGCGCCCGAGAGCCGCTACCTCACGATCGCTGCAATGTTGGTCACGGGTATCTGCATCAGTGGCCTCCTCGAAGTGCCGCTGGGCTTTGTGGACAGGTCGGTATTCTGGACGGTTACGGTCGTTCCACTCACGGTGCTGTTCTTCGCACGATCTGGTGACACGCACCGAGAAGGCGGTGCTCGATGA
- a CDS encoding glycoside hydrolase family 6 protein: protein MLAAVVAVACGGPAASDEPLAGSTPVDTPLYIDPHLEAIAAARKDPRFDPIAETPQAKWFTDWSTSDTARQDVGDYLAGAAAAKAVPMLVLYRIPQRDCGRWSSGGAEDEREYKDWIKGVAAALKGHDNAMVVLEPDALPQLGRCKQGDRLGMLKFAVDQLSTTGARVYIDIGNEKWLNADEAAKRLKMVGVNKVAGFSVNVAAHYTTDSEVRYAESVRFELDKLGIPDAHFVVDVGRNGAGPQPDNCNPPDARLGQKPRLYRGGALDGLLWIINPGETDGACRGGPDKGFWAPAALSLLGLEGP, encoded by the coding sequence TTGCTGGCGGCGGTCGTGGCGGTCGCCTGCGGGGGGCCTGCCGCTTCGGACGAGCCACTTGCTGGCAGCACGCCCGTCGACACTCCGTTGTATATCGACCCTCACCTAGAGGCGATCGCAGCAGCGCGGAAGGATCCGCGCTTCGATCCGATCGCTGAGACGCCGCAAGCCAAGTGGTTCACCGATTGGTCCACCTCTGATACCGCCCGACAAGATGTCGGCGACTACCTCGCCGGCGCCGCGGCCGCCAAAGCGGTCCCGATGCTCGTGCTCTACCGGATTCCTCAGCGCGACTGTGGCCGGTGGTCGAGCGGCGGTGCGGAGGACGAGCGGGAGTACAAGGACTGGATAAAGGGCGTTGCCGCAGCTTTGAAGGGACACGACAACGCGATGGTCGTGCTCGAACCGGATGCGCTTCCTCAGCTGGGTAGGTGTAAGCAGGGAGACCGTTTGGGCATGCTGAAATTCGCTGTCGACCAGCTTTCGACCACAGGTGCGCGGGTCTACATCGACATAGGAAACGAGAAGTGGCTAAATGCCGACGAGGCCGCAAAGCGCTTGAAGATGGTGGGCGTCAACAAAGTTGCCGGCTTCAGCGTCAACGTCGCCGCCCACTACACGACGGACAGTGAAGTCCGGTATGCCGAGAGCGTGCGGTTTGAACTCGACAAGCTTGGCATTCCCGACGCGCACTTCGTGGTCGACGTCGGGCGAAACGGCGCGGGCCCGCAACCGGACAACTGCAACCCGCCGGATGCGCGGTTAGGACAAAAACCGCGGCTATACCGAGGTGGCGCGCTGGATGGCCTCCTGTGGATCATCAATCCGGGAGAGACCGACGGAGCGTGCCGGGGTGGTCCAGATAAAGGGTTCTGGGCGCCCGCCGCACTGAGCCTGCTTGGGCTGGAGGGACCCTGA